The Poseidonibacter lekithochrous region TTTGTTCCATTTTTTGTATCAATGTATACAGCAGTTACTATGAAAATGAAATTTCACGTGGGTGAGAAAGCAATTGAAAATATTACATTAAGATGCAAAGTTTGTAACTCTTGTAAAACTCTACAAAAAGAAGAGGTTATTCCATTTTGTGATACTTGTCATGAAAAAACTATATGGAAACTAAGTTCAATAAAAGACAAAAAATGTAACCACTCTTAGATTACTTTTTTGACTTGTCTTGATATTTTAATCTAATTTCATCTATCTCTTCAAAATTATCAAAAAATAGATCTATTAGTTGAGGATCAAAATGTTTTCCTCTCTCTTCCTTAAATAAATTAAATATCTTTTCAAGTGGCCATGCCTCTTTGTAAACTCTATCACTTCCAAGGGCGTCAAATACATCAGCAACTGCTGTGATTCTTCCAAAGATATGTATCTCTTCACCTTTTAGTTTTTTAGGATATCCACTTCCATCCCATTTTTCATGGTGTTGATGAGCTACTATTGCTGCTGCTTTTAAAATTGGTTTATCAGAGTTTTTCAACATGTTATAGCCAAGTGTTGAGTGTGTTTTCATAACAATAAACTCTTTATCTGTTAGTTTTCCAGGTTTATTTAATATCTCATCTTTTATTCCAACTTTTCCAATATCGTGCATTGGGCTTGCTAGTTTCAATAAATCAGCTTGGGCTTCATCTAAACCATATTTTAAAGCTAATATTTTTGAGTACTCAGCAACTCTTTTTACATGGTTGCCAGTCTCTTTAGATCTAGTTTCTCCAATAGCACCCATTGCATAAACTACATCTTTTTGAATATTAATAATCTCTTCATTTGCTTTTATAGACTCTGTAATATTTGTACCATAAGCCATAATCTTATTAATATCTTTTACACCTTTTAGTGAGAACTGATAAGTTTCCTTATTCTCAAAAGTATGTTTAATTTTAATTAGTTTATTTTCATTTAAAATCTCTTGAAGTTCAATCTTATCACTTAAAAAATCAAAAGTCATAGTATTTGGGAAAAGATTAATTGCGGGGATATTTTTAAATAAAATTGAAGCATCTTCATCTATTACAAAAACTGGTTCTGGATTATTCTCAGGTAAAGAAGATAAAAAATTGTTTTCTTCTCGTAAGCCTTCATTTATTCCAAGTAATCTATAAATAAAACACTTATTAGCAAATACTGTATAAAGTGTCATAAGACCCATCATAAGCATCATCCAACTTTGCATAATATATGCCATTACAAAAGATATTATAATTAATACAACTCTTATATTCGAATCTGTTTTTGTCATATTACAATCTGAGCTAGCACAAGTCATGTTTATTCCTAAAGTTATTTTTTTACTAAATTTACTACAGCTATTGCAAAGCCTGAATCATGAGTAATTGATACATATGATTTTTTTATTTTAAATTTTTTTCGTAAAGATTTTGTGTACTTTAGTTTGGGAGCGCCTTTTTTACTTTTTGATATTTTAATATCATGGAAAGAACAAATTGCACCAATTCCTGTACCTATTGCTTTACTAGCAGCCTCTTTTGCTGCCCAAAAGCCAGCAGCTGTTTCTGGTCGTTTTATTAACTCGATTTCTTCATCGTCTAAAAACCTCTCATAGGCTTTTCTACCAAATTTTTCATGCATTCTTTTTATTCTATCAATTGATGCT contains the following coding sequences:
- the acpS gene encoding holo-ACP synthase, encoding MIGIDVASIDRIKRMHEKFGRKAYERFLDDEEIELIKRPETAAGFWAAKEAASKAIGTGIGAICSFHDIKISKSKKGAPKLKYTKSLRKKFKIKKSYVSITHDSGFAIAVVNLVKK
- the nrtS gene encoding nitrate/nitrite transporter NrtS codes for the protein MNNLDLLIIIIKSKELIIRAIKIALIVGIILNIINQGDYIFSLEFEKINMYKAILTFFVPFFVSMYTAVTMKMKFHVGEKAIENITLRCKVCNSCKTLQKEEVIPFCDTCHEKTIWKLSSIKDKKCNHS
- a CDS encoding HD-GYP domain-containing protein, giving the protein MTCASSDCNMTKTDSNIRVVLIIISFVMAYIMQSWMMLMMGLMTLYTVFANKCFIYRLLGINEGLREENNFLSSLPENNPEPVFVIDEDASILFKNIPAINLFPNTMTFDFLSDKIELQEILNENKLIKIKHTFENKETYQFSLKGVKDINKIMAYGTNITESIKANEEIINIQKDVVYAMGAIGETRSKETGNHVKRVAEYSKILALKYGLDEAQADLLKLASPMHDIGKVGIKDEILNKPGKLTDKEFIVMKTHSTLGYNMLKNSDKPILKAAAIVAHQHHEKWDGSGYPKKLKGEEIHIFGRITAVADVFDALGSDRVYKEAWPLEKIFNLFKEERGKHFDPQLIDLFFDNFEEIDEIRLKYQDKSKK